The Cylindrospermopsis curvispora GIHE-G1 genome contains a region encoding:
- a CDS encoding helix-turn-helix domain-containing protein gives MPKYILIESHLTVQELENRYQQSQNKIERTHYQTVWLLASGKTTTEVSAITGYGRPWIYELVRSYNLYGPKILGDLRRNNKGTKRLLNNQELQLLRQTLQLPPEDGGLWNGPKVANWMSKLLNRKVYPQRGWEYLKKLRNIPSFRSLTQL, from the coding sequence ATGCCAAAATATATTTTAATTGAGTCTCACTTAACCGTTCAAGAGCTGGAAAATCGTTATCAGCAATCACAAAATAAGATTGAAAGGACTCATTATCAAACTGTATGGCTATTAGCCTCGGGAAAAACCACCACAGAAGTGTCTGCAATAACGGGATATGGTAGGCCATGGATTTATGAGTTGGTTCGTAGTTATAACCTTTATGGCCCAAAGATTCTAGGTGATCTCAGAAGAAATAACAAAGGGACAAAACGATTATTGAATAATCAAGAACTACAGCTTTTGCGGCAAACTTTACAATTACCACCTGAAGATGGCGGTTTATGGAATGGACCAAAGGTGGCAAACTGGATGAGTAAATTGTTGAATCGCAAAGTTTACCCCCAAAGAGGATGGGAATATTTAAAGAAGCTGCGAAATATTCCATCTTTTAGGTCCCTTACTCAATTATAA
- a CDS encoding PHP domain-containing protein, with product MVVNFARTTAGTEYLRRVFQGLNRQSCPKLFNFHAHTVFSDGKLHPHILMKQAIAIGLKGLAITDHHSIEGYEKAKNWLEEWQWHHPFSPVPYLWSGVEISAKLLDVDVHILSYSFDVEHYGMRPYLQREVATGKDYEAMNVIAAVHDAGGLAVLAHPARYKKSHFELIPKAVECGIDGVESFYAYKNPTPWEPCPKLTAEVQMLAEEYGLMSTCGTDTHGLSLLQRL from the coding sequence ATGGTTGTAAATTTTGCCCGGACTACTGCTGGTACAGAATACCTGAGACGAGTCTTCCAAGGACTTAATAGACAAAGCTGTCCCAAATTGTTCAACTTTCATGCGCACACGGTATTTTCCGATGGTAAATTGCATCCCCATATACTTATGAAACAGGCGATCGCCATTGGGTTAAAGGGCTTGGCCATTACAGATCATCATAGTATTGAAGGATATGAGAAGGCAAAAAATTGGTTAGAAGAATGGCAATGGCATCATCCTTTTAGTCCCGTACCCTATCTATGGAGTGGGGTAGAAATTAGTGCCAAACTATTGGATGTAGACGTACATATTTTAAGTTATAGCTTTGATGTGGAACACTATGGGATGAGACCCTATTTACAGCGCGAAGTAGCTACGGGAAAAGATTACGAAGCAATGAATGTGATCGCGGCTGTTCACGACGCTGGAGGACTAGCTGTACTTGCCCATCCAGCTCGTTATAAGAAATCACACTTTGAACTAATACCCAAAGCAGTGGAGTGTGGTATTGATGGAGTAGAGTCTTTTTATGCTTACAAAAATCCCACCCCCTGGGAACCGTGTCCTAAACTAACTGCTGAGGTACAAATGTTGGCAGAGGAGTATGGATTAATGAGTACCTGTGGGACAGATACCCATGGATTAAGTTTATTACAACGTTTGTAA
- a CDS encoding DUF5895 domain-containing protein, giving the protein MITATANSKFDFEDEKFNAPPSQVLPWCQMINPRYGEDGLQSYGLAIKQDNAQAVGFKPDDNWQEIEYEFGSGDVDTVYITTTPRLVIIRRGPLSVQDRETKIRLGTFKDYKDDFLANKLKFKIYTRHLIFLVGENKKFLHHSPLQLTLSGVSGASFGKSYAEYQQGKLSGGFAGELEKAYAGFQKKSLVSKGSLFHAHGIFCPIIECEERGVEPNIIPVACTVDYKHPTPSTLTDYMIASDSPESQIICRTFEEYKEFGKEAIKPEISKGEVPGVTSSYVYADDEDFAYPPY; this is encoded by the coding sequence ATGATTACAGCAACTGCTAATAGCAAGTTCGACTTTGAAGATGAAAAATTTAATGCCCCACCCTCCCAAGTTCTCCCTTGGTGTCAAATGATCAATCCTCGCTATGGAGAGGACGGGTTGCAAAGTTACGGTTTGGCTATTAAACAAGACAATGCCCAAGCTGTAGGTTTCAAACCGGATGATAATTGGCAAGAGATAGAATACGAATTTGGATCTGGGGATGTGGATACGGTCTACATCACCACCACTCCTAGGTTGGTGATTATCCGTAGGGGACCTTTGTCAGTGCAGGACCGAGAAACAAAAATTAGGTTAGGTACTTTCAAGGACTACAAAGATGATTTTTTAGCTAATAAACTTAAATTTAAAATCTATACTCGCCATCTGATTTTTCTAGTTGGTGAAAATAAAAAGTTTTTACACCATTCACCTTTACAATTGACTCTAAGTGGGGTGTCAGGTGCTAGTTTTGGTAAGAGTTATGCCGAATATCAACAAGGTAAACTCTCCGGAGGTTTTGCAGGAGAATTAGAAAAGGCTTATGCTGGATTTCAGAAGAAATCCTTAGTTTCTAAAGGGTCTTTATTTCACGCCCATGGGATTTTTTGCCCCATCATTGAGTGTGAAGAAAGAGGTGTGGAACCAAATATTATTCCAGTGGCCTGTACGGTGGATTATAAACATCCTACCCCTTCTACCCTGACTGATTATATGATTGCCTCAGATTCCCCAGAATCCCAAATCATTTGTCGCACTTTTGAGGAATATAAAGAGTTCGGTAAGGAAGCAATAAAACCGGAAATTTCTAAGGGAGAAGTTCCCGGTGTTACAAGTTCCTATGTTTACGCTGATGATGAGGATTTTGCCTATCCTCCCTATTAA
- the acnB gene encoding bifunctional aconitate hydratase 2/2-methylisocitrate dehydratase, which produces MLAEYQRHTQERGKLGIPPLPLDVEQTSQLCELLKNPPPGQEELLLHLLRDRIPPGVDQSAYIKAGFLTAIAKQEITSPLISPLTAVELLGTMVGGYNVQSLINLLSSPVARSAAIALSKILLVYDSFNDVLELSQTNSYAKQVIDSWSAGEWFTSRPTLADKITVAVFKVPGETNTDDLSPATHATTRPDIPLHALAMLETKQPGSLKTIAQLKQTGYPIAYVGDVVGTGSSRKSAINSVLWHIGNDIPFVPNKRAGGYILGGAIAPIFFNTAEDAGALPIQCDVTQMETGDIITIYPYQGEITKEGKIIATFNLKPDTILDEVRAGGRIPLLIGRTLTDKTRQALGLGPSDLFIRPQLPKDTGKGYTLAQKMVGRACGLPGVRPGTSCEPIMTTVGSQDTTGPMTRDELKELACLGFSADLVMQSFCHTAAYPKPVDVKTHQELPDFFASRGGVALRPGDGIIHSWLNRMLLPDTVGTGGDSHTRFPLGISFPAGSGLVAFAGALGVMPLDMPESVLVRFKGELQPGVTLRDIVNAIPYVAIQKGLLTVEKKNKKNIFSGRIMEIEGLPDLKVEQAFELTDASAERSCAGCTIKLSEETIAEYLRSNIALLKNMVARGYGDGRTIMRRVAKMEAWLANPILLAADPDAEYAEVIEINLNDIKEPIVAAPNDPDNVKLLSAVANDPVQEVFVGSCMTNIGHYRATAKVLEGAGQVKARLWIAPPTRMDEYQLKQEKVYDVFVNAQARTEVPGCSLCMGNQARVEDNTTVFSTSTRNFNNRMGNGAQVYLGSAELAAVCALLGRIPTVDEYMSIVLEKINPFADNLYRYLNFDQITGFEDQGRVISKEQQATLI; this is translated from the coding sequence ATGTTAGCAGAATACCAACGACACACTCAAGAACGGGGAAAATTAGGTATACCCCCATTACCACTAGATGTGGAACAAACATCTCAACTATGTGAATTACTTAAAAATCCCCCCCCAGGACAAGAAGAGCTATTATTACATTTATTACGGGACCGCATTCCCCCAGGAGTAGACCAATCAGCCTATATTAAAGCTGGGTTCCTCACCGCTATTGCTAAACAAGAAATTACCAGTCCTTTAATTTCTCCTCTCACCGCAGTGGAACTGCTGGGAACCATGGTAGGAGGTTATAACGTACAGTCATTAATTAACTTACTCTCCTCACCAGTAGCTAGATCTGCAGCAATAGCTCTAAGTAAAATTCTACTTGTATATGATTCATTCAATGATGTATTAGAACTGTCCCAGACTAATTCCTATGCTAAACAGGTCATAGACTCCTGGTCCGCAGGAGAATGGTTCACCTCCCGTCCTACCCTAGCAGACAAAATTACGGTTGCAGTTTTCAAGGTTCCAGGAGAAACCAACACCGATGATTTATCACCCGCTACCCACGCCACAACCCGTCCTGATATTCCCCTGCACGCCTTGGCAATGTTGGAAACCAAACAACCAGGAAGCTTAAAAACTATCGCCCAACTTAAACAAACAGGATATCCCATAGCATACGTCGGAGATGTGGTAGGTACAGGTTCATCACGTAAATCGGCAATCAACTCCGTATTATGGCACATAGGCAATGATATCCCCTTTGTTCCCAACAAAAGAGCAGGTGGTTATATTTTAGGCGGTGCGATCGCCCCTATATTTTTCAACACAGCTGAGGATGCGGGTGCACTACCAATCCAGTGTGATGTAACTCAAATGGAAACGGGTGACATTATTACCATTTACCCTTACCAGGGTGAAATCACCAAAGAGGGAAAAATCATTGCCACCTTCAATTTAAAACCGGACACAATTTTAGATGAAGTTCGCGCTGGTGGAAGGATACCTCTGTTGATTGGACGCACTCTCACGGATAAGACTAGACAAGCATTAGGTTTAGGACCCAGTGATTTATTTATTCGTCCCCAACTACCAAAAGATACAGGTAAGGGTTACACCCTAGCACAAAAAATGGTTGGTAGAGCTTGTGGTCTACCAGGTGTGCGACCAGGTACTTCCTGTGAACCAATTATGACCACAGTTGGTTCCCAAGATACTACAGGACCAATGACCAGGGATGAATTGAAAGAACTTGCTTGTTTAGGTTTCAGTGCGGATCTGGTAATGCAAAGTTTTTGCCATACCGCAGCATACCCTAAACCAGTAGATGTGAAAACCCATCAGGAACTACCGGACTTTTTTGCATCCCGTGGAGGTGTAGCTCTTCGTCCGGGAGATGGGATTATTCACTCCTGGTTGAACCGGATGTTATTACCAGATACGGTGGGAACTGGTGGAGACTCCCACACTCGTTTCCCTTTGGGTATATCTTTCCCCGCTGGTTCAGGACTGGTTGCATTTGCAGGTGCTTTGGGTGTAATGCCTTTAGATATGCCTGAATCAGTTTTGGTCAGATTTAAAGGAGAATTACAACCAGGAGTAACTCTGAGGGATATTGTTAATGCTATTCCCTACGTTGCTATCCAAAAGGGACTATTAACTGTGGAGAAGAAGAACAAGAAAAATATCTTCTCTGGTAGAATTATGGAAATTGAAGGATTACCAGATTTAAAAGTGGAGCAGGCTTTTGAATTGACCGATGCTTCAGCAGAACGCTCTTGTGCTGGTTGTACTATCAAACTAAGTGAAGAAACAATTGCTGAATACTTACGTTCTAATATTGCCCTGTTAAAAAATATGGTAGCCCGAGGTTATGGTGATGGGCGCACCATTATGAGACGAGTGGCAAAAATGGAAGCATGGTTGGCTAACCCCATACTTTTGGCAGCAGATCCAGATGCAGAATATGCAGAAGTAATTGAAATTAATTTAAACGACATCAAGGAACCTATTGTCGCAGCTCCTAACGATCCTGACAATGTTAAATTATTATCGGCAGTTGCTAATGATCCAGTGCAGGAAGTATTTGTGGGCTCTTGTATGACCAATATTGGACATTATCGCGCCACCGCCAAGGTCTTGGAAGGTGCAGGTCAAGTAAAAGCCAGACTGTGGATAGCACCACCAACCAGAATGGATGAGTATCAATTAAAGCAAGAAAAGGTATATGATGTTTTTGTCAATGCCCAGGCAAGAACGGAAGTTCCCGGATGTAGCCTATGTATGGGAAATCAAGCAAGAGTAGAAGATAATACAACTGTATTTTCTACATCAACCCGCAATTTTAATAATCGCATGGGTAATGGTGCACAAGTATATTTAGGTTCAGCTGAGTTAGCGGCAGTTTGTGCTTTATTGGGACGTATTCCCACAGTAGATGAGTATATGTCCATTGTGCTCGAAAAAATTAACCCCTTTGCCGATAACTTGTATCGCTACTTGAATTTTGATCAAATTACCGGTTTTGAAGATCAAGGTAGGGTGATTAGCAAGGAACAGCAAGCTACTTTGATTTGA
- a CDS encoding NADAR family protein → MTIYFYKVCEPYGCFSNFSPHPIEIEGVYWATVEHYYQSQKFVHTQDNVIIPLIRSAPTPEMAAALGRCETRKSRPDWNLIKIDVMKTAVRQKFLSHQAIQEVLLGTGDETLVENSPIDYFWGCGADKTGENHLGKILMGIRNQIRSRN, encoded by the coding sequence ATGACTATTTATTTTTACAAAGTTTGTGAACCTTATGGCTGTTTCTCCAACTTTTCCCCCCATCCGATTGAAATTGAGGGTGTTTACTGGGCAACTGTTGAACATTATTATCAGTCGCAAAAGTTTGTTCACACCCAGGACAATGTCATTATACCTCTAATTCGCAGTGCTCCCACTCCTGAAATGGCTGCTGCTTTAGGAAGATGTGAAACACGTAAATCACGTCCAGACTGGAATTTGATTAAAATTGATGTGATGAAAACAGCAGTTCGGCAGAAATTTCTGAGCCATCAGGCAATCCAGGAGGTTTTGTTAGGAACGGGAGATGAAACATTAGTAGAAAACTCACCCATAGATTATTTCTGGGGTTGTGGTGCTGATAAGACGGGAGAAAACCATCTCGGGAAAATTCTCATGGGTATACGCAACCAAATTCGGTCGAGGAATTGA
- the mltA gene encoding murein transglycosylase A, which produces MIIKTLGFFFLGLGITLASPVVSVVAQNTPSPKPIPIQVPVINTPEVNTPPPVVPPLQLITSESACNSQKCLGWDEQLWGKNGDRQALLNAIDLSLNYLRTNRAVQAYANYPIKEISLDRVRRSLLRFRELVVNSRSAAELQAAVNREFVFYQSIGNDGNGTVKFTAYYEPEYVASRERTAIYQYPIYRVPPDFKQWTKPHPKRVDLEGKDGLQGGKGKLNGLELLWFSDRLDPYIIQIQGSAQIRLTDGTRTSIGFAGGTDYPWTSIGRELVKDGKLTGGSMPQLLSYFRTNPLEMDNYLPRWERFVFFRETNGNPATGSLSVPVTAERSIATDKSLMPPGALALINSSFPFVVGNNRMENRRVDRFVLDQDTGSAIKGPGRVDYFMGTGKVAGDRAGVTGTNGTLYYLLLKEETKAGPCPKVNKGN; this is translated from the coding sequence ATGATCATCAAAACTCTTGGTTTCTTTTTCTTGGGTCTGGGAATTACTCTCGCAAGTCCCGTAGTTTCAGTTGTGGCTCAAAACACACCGAGTCCAAAACCAATACCCATACAGGTCCCTGTGATCAATACTCCAGAGGTAAATACTCCCCCTCCGGTTGTCCCACCGCTACAACTAATCACATCAGAAAGCGCCTGCAATTCTCAAAAATGCCTAGGTTGGGATGAACAACTATGGGGAAAAAATGGCGATCGCCAGGCTTTATTAAATGCTATTGATCTGAGTTTAAATTATCTAAGAACTAATAGAGCAGTTCAAGCATACGCCAACTATCCCATTAAGGAAATTAGTTTAGACAGGGTGCGTCGCAGTTTATTACGTTTTAGGGAACTGGTTGTAAATTCCCGGTCAGCAGCAGAGTTACAAGCAGCTGTGAACCGCGAGTTCGTCTTCTACCAGTCTATAGGTAACGATGGCAATGGTACGGTAAAATTTACTGCTTATTACGAACCTGAATATGTAGCTAGTCGGGAACGCACAGCTATATATCAATATCCCATATACAGGGTTCCACCAGATTTTAAACAATGGACAAAACCCCATCCTAAAAGGGTTGACCTGGAGGGTAAAGATGGTTTACAAGGGGGTAAGGGCAAATTAAACGGATTGGAACTACTGTGGTTTAGCGATCGCCTGGATCCATACATCATTCAAATTCAAGGATCTGCCCAAATTAGACTAACTGATGGAACAAGAACCTCCATAGGTTTTGCGGGGGGTACGGACTACCCCTGGACGAGTATAGGTAGGGAACTGGTAAAAGATGGTAAACTAACTGGTGGTAGCATGCCACAATTACTCAGTTATTTCCGTACTAATCCCCTAGAAATGGATAACTACTTACCCCGTTGGGAAAGGTTTGTGTTTTTTAGAGAAACCAATGGTAATCCAGCTACAGGTAGTCTGAGCGTTCCTGTAACTGCAGAGCGTTCTATTGCTACAGATAAGTCCCTCATGCCTCCAGGCGCATTAGCGTTAATCAATAGCTCTTTTCCCTTTGTTGTGGGTAACAACAGAATGGAAAACCGCCGGGTAGACAGATTTGTCTTAGACCAAGATACGGGTAGTGCGATTAAAGGACCCGGTAGGGTAGACTACTTCATGGGAACTGGGAAAGTAGCAGGCGATCGCGCTGGAGTTACGGGTACTAACGGTACATTGTACTACTTACTGCTCAAGGAAGAGACAAAAGCTGGCCCATGCCCAAAGGTCAACAAAGGGAATTAA
- a CDS encoding VOC family protein, with the protein MKTIFHLAFPVGDISQTKGFYIDGLGCIAGRENPHALILNLYGHQLVAHITKQPLTPQKAIYPRHFGLVFTQEEDWQELLERAKTKELNFREEPKNRFVDSPLEHRTFFLEDPFHNIMEFKYYRYPEAIFGSSQYTGIGDT; encoded by the coding sequence ATGAAAACTATATTTCACTTAGCATTTCCCGTGGGTGATATTTCTCAGACTAAAGGCTTTTATATTGACGGATTAGGCTGCATAGCTGGTCGAGAAAACCCCCATGCTTTAATCCTTAATCTTTATGGACATCAACTAGTAGCACATATCACCAAACAACCCTTAACACCTCAAAAGGCCATTTATCCTAGGCATTTTGGTTTAGTGTTTACCCAAGAAGAAGATTGGCAAGAACTCCTAGAACGTGCCAAAACTAAAGAGTTGAATTTTAGAGAAGAACCAAAAAATCGCTTTGTCGATTCTCCCCTAGAACACCGAACTTTTTTCTTGGAAGACCCATTCCATAACATCATGGAGTTTAAATACTACCGCTACCCGGAAGCAATCTTCGGTAGTTCTCAATATACAGGTATAGGTGACACTTAA